Proteins from a genomic interval of Nostoc sp. TCL240-02:
- a CDS encoding IS630 family transposase gives MKAYSLDLRQKIVDAYACGDISQRKLAKNFGVTLSFVQNLLKRHRELGMIGPKVRTEQTATKLNAEQLEILRQLVIAQPDATLSELRERLYEKTEVLIGVATVNRMVRWKLHLNLKKKSPPHKKGSDEVQLARFEYWKLLRGIPVEELIFLDESGVNLSFIRKCARALPGLQAYAQKPNRKGKNVSVIGAISLKGLLTQWSGLGSIDALTFDAFIAQKLVPKLWPGAVVIMDNCSIHKSDELEALLIAAGAHLIYLPPYSPDFSPIENCWSKIKNILRRIGARTYPDLLQALDTAFAEVTIENLLGWFTHCCYCTSQD, from the coding sequence ATGAAAGCCTACTCTCTCGACTTGCGTCAAAAAATAGTTGATGCTTATGCCTGCGGTGACATTTCCCAACGAAAACTGGCTAAAAACTTTGGTGTCACCTTAAGTTTTGTGCAAAATTTACTCAAACGCCATCGAGAATTGGGGATGATAGGCCCCAAGGTGCGGACTGAGCAGACAGCAACAAAGTTGAATGCTGAACAGTTAGAAATCCTGCGCCAACTCGTCATAGCACAGCCCGATGCGACGTTAAGCGAATTGCGGGAACGACTTTACGAGAAAACAGAGGTCTTAATTGGGGTAGCTACGGTGAATCGGATGGTTCGCTGGAAACTTCACCTCAACCTCAAAAAAAAGTCTCCACCTCACAAAAAAGGTAGTGATGAAGTCCAACTAGCCCGATTTGAGTACTGGAAACTCTTGAGGGGGATACCCGTCGAAGAGCTGATTTTCTTAGATGAATCGGGAGTTAATCTGTCCTTCATCCGCAAATGTGCCCGCGCCTTGCCTGGCCTTCAGGCCTATGCTCAAAAGCCCAACCGCAAAGGGAAAAATGTCTCGGTAATTGGTGCAATTAGCTTGAAAGGACTGCTCACCCAATGGAGTGGCTTAGGTTCTATCGATGCTTTGACTTTTGATGCCTTCATCGCCCAAAAGCTCGTACCCAAACTTTGGCCTGGTGCAGTGGTGATCATGGATAACTGCTCAATCCATAAAAGTGATGAACTTGAAGCTTTGCTCATCGCTGCTGGCGCTCATCTCATTTATCTCCCCCCCTATTCTCCCGATTTTTCACCGATTGAGAATTGTTGGTCCAAGATTAAGAACATTCTCCGTCGCATCGGTGCAAGGACATACCCTGATTTACTCCAGGCATTAGATACGGCATTCGCAGAAGTGACAATAGAGAATTTGCTGGGTTGGTTTACTCACTGCTGCTACTGTACCTCACAAGACTGA
- a CDS encoding Rpn family recombination-promoting nuclease/putative transposase: MIDHDRIFKELLSTFFVEFLDLFLPQVVSQIDRDSIQFLPQEVFTDVTSGEKKEIDLLVQCRFQQQDTCFLIHVENQSYTETAFAKRMFKYFARLHEKYDLPIYPVVIFSFDEPKRAEPQNYSVTFSDLKVLEFQFVAIQLNRLNWRDFLTQPNPVAAALMSKMNIPTDERPQVKAECLRLLATLKLDPARMQLISGFVDTYLRLDDTEKQVFQAAISTMGLDEQEEIMEIVTSWQQEGAQKTREEIALNLLKRGMIVQEISQVTGLSLEQVQQLQALLSQEN, encoded by the coding sequence ATGATTGACCACGACCGCATTTTCAAAGAATTACTATCTACGTTTTTTGTGGAATTTCTTGATTTATTCCTGCCTCAAGTAGTCAGCCAAATAGATCGTGATTCTATCCAATTTTTACCCCAAGAAGTTTTTACTGATGTCACTTCTGGCGAAAAGAAGGAAATTGATTTACTGGTGCAATGCCGCTTCCAGCAGCAAGATACTTGTTTTCTAATTCACGTTGAAAACCAGTCTTACACTGAAACAGCTTTTGCAAAGCGGATGTTTAAGTATTTTGCCCGTTTGCATGAAAAATATGATCTCCCTATCTACCCAGTGGTGATTTTTTCTTTTGATGAACCCAAACGCGCCGAACCTCAAAATTATAGTGTCACCTTTAGCGACTTAAAAGTGCTGGAGTTTCAGTTTGTAGCAATCCAGTTGAATCGTTTAAATTGGCGCGATTTTTTAACGCAGCCAAATCCGGTGGCCGCAGCTTTGATGTCAAAGATGAATATTCCAACAGACGAACGTCCACAGGTGAAGGCAGAATGTTTGCGTCTGCTGGCAACGTTAAAATTAGACCCAGCAAGGATGCAACTAATTTCTGGGTTCGTTGATACGTATTTGAGGCTCGATGATACTGAGAAACAAGTCTTTCAAGCGGCAATCAGTACAATGGGATTAGATGAACAGGAGGAAATTATGGAGATTGTTACAAGTTGGCAACAGGAAGGCGCTCAAAAAACAAGAGAAGAGATTGCATTAAATTTACTCAAAAGAGGAATGATTGTGCAAGAAATCTCACAAGTCACGGGTTTAAGTCTTGAACAAGTTCAGCAGTTACAAGCTCTTCTTTCCCAAGAAAATTGA
- a CDS encoding SDR family NAD(P)-dependent oxidoreductase — translation MSKLILITGISKGLGYAMTEGFIQQGHTVIGCARSSDTLDKIRQKFSAPNDFTSVDVANEHLVKKLEPQNLLEK, via the coding sequence ATGAGTAAGCTCATCTTAATTACAGGCATAAGTAAAGGTCTAGGTTATGCGATGACCGAGGGTTTTATTCAACAGGGACATACTGTTATTGGTTGTGCCCGTTCATCAGATACGCTCGATAAAATACGCCAAAAGTTTAGTGCGCCCAACGATTTCACATCTGTAGATGTGGCAAATGAACACCTTGTAAAAAAACTAGAACCGCAAAATTTGCTAGAGAAGTAG
- a CDS encoding Rieske 2Fe-2S domain-containing protein produces the protein MFEKEVNVRDSFHSKQPGGGSDPNSFDCKETWYPIHYLEDLDKSKPTPFTVLGRNIVIWWDRLAQSWRSFEDQCPHRLVPLSEGRISDDGLLECPYHGWAFSGDGNCQRIPQQVKGGTAETSKRACVASLPIIEKQGLLFVYVGEYENAAKTEVPIIEPLEESAEGWVVINTFRDVPYDALTLLENILDPSHISFTHHKTVGNRANAAPLELEVIESGKHGFKGIWKQGLKPGQSGELSTTFVAPSLMWHDINSQRGRILTVVYATPIRKGECRVFARFPFKFPDKLPGWFIKLRPRWYYHIGQNGVLEDDQIFLHYQERYLEAKGGSPNFTKAFYLPTKADSFVFELRQWVNQYNAEPFGKETFSPPLAKSVLLERYHSHTEKCASCSSALSIIERLRFGSGVATVLTLAWTPMLFLFFQTTSVVVVVIETLAPLIFALAWMGLSKLVIQFYDGRILPPRNRPEKN, from the coding sequence ATGTTTGAGAAAGAAGTTAATGTCAGAGATAGTTTTCACTCAAAACAGCCTGGGGGCGGCAGCGATCCGAATAGTTTTGATTGTAAAGAAACATGGTATCCCATCCATTACCTAGAGGACTTAGACAAATCAAAACCAACGCCTTTTACAGTGCTGGGAAGAAATATTGTAATTTGGTGGGATAGACTTGCCCAATCTTGGAGAAGCTTTGAAGACCAGTGTCCTCATCGTTTAGTACCGTTGTCTGAAGGCAGGATAAGTGACGATGGGCTTTTGGAATGTCCCTATCACGGTTGGGCTTTTTCTGGAGATGGAAATTGCCAAAGGATTCCTCAACAAGTCAAAGGTGGAACAGCAGAGACATCAAAACGAGCTTGTGTGGCATCATTACCAATTATAGAAAAGCAAGGACTACTGTTTGTATACGTTGGTGAATATGAAAATGCTGCCAAAACCGAAGTCCCAATAATTGAACCATTAGAAGAATCTGCCGAAGGATGGGTTGTAATTAATACATTTAGAGATGTACCTTATGATGCATTAACACTATTAGAAAATATACTAGACCCTAGCCACATATCGTTTACACATCATAAAACGGTAGGAAATAGGGCAAATGCAGCACCTTTGGAACTTGAAGTGATTGAATCTGGGAAACATGGATTCAAAGGGATTTGGAAACAAGGTTTGAAACCAGGGCAATCAGGAGAGTTATCTACAACCTTCGTCGCTCCGAGTTTAATGTGGCATGACATCAATTCCCAGCGTGGTAGAATTCTAACCGTTGTTTATGCTACACCCATACGTAAAGGAGAATGTCGTGTATTTGCACGTTTTCCTTTTAAGTTTCCTGATAAACTTCCAGGTTGGTTTATTAAGCTCAGACCGCGTTGGTATTACCACATTGGACAAAATGGTGTTTTAGAAGACGATCAAATTTTTCTCCACTATCAAGAAAGATATCTTGAAGCTAAAGGAGGTAGCCCTAACTTTACTAAAGCCTTTTACCTTCCAACCAAAGCAGATAGTTTTGTATTTGAATTGCGTCAGTGGGTAAACCAATATAATGCTGAACCATTTGGCAAAGAGACTTTTTCTCCCCCATTGGCAAAGTCCGTGCTTCTGGAGAGGTATCATTCTCATACGGAAAAATGTGCCAGTTGTAGCTCGGCGCTTTCTATTATTGAGCGATTGAGATTTGGAAGTGGAGTTGCAACAGTACTTACTTTGGCTTGGACTCCAATGCTTTTTTTATTTTTTCAGACAACATCAGTTGTAGTAGTTGTGATTGAAACTCTAGCTCCCTTAATCTTTGCACTAGCATGGATGGGACTTAGTAAGTTAGTTATTCAGTTTTATGATGGACGAATCTTACCTCCACGAAACCGACCCGAAAAAAACTGA
- a CDS encoding aldo/keto reductase, whose product MTYVDLYQCHRYDPNTPLEETMTALAEVVGQEKARYIGFSEWSPQQIQAALNLADVERFVSSQST is encoded by the coding sequence TTGACATACGTTGACCTGTACCAATGCCATCGCTACGATCCAAATACGCCTTTAGAAGAAACCATGACGGCACTCGCTGAGGTAGTGGGTCAGGAAAAAGCTCGTTACATCGGCTTTAGCGAATGGAGTCCGCAGCAGATCCAAGCAGCGCTGAATCTTGCTGATGTTGAACGCTTTGTTTCTAGCCAAAGTACTTAA
- a CDS encoding helix-turn-helix domain-containing protein — translation MGARLRVFLTREQDQTLLTLRTADVPQKIKDRAEVIRLNAHGWYVEKIAGYLNWTPQTVREVLHKWKKQGLKGLWVHVGNGIKTIALPINFVCLWYRL, via the coding sequence ATGGGCGCTCGTTTAAGGGTATTTTTGACTCGTGAGCAAGACCAAACCCTGTTAACCCTAAGAACAGCAGATGTACCCCAGAAGATAAAAGACCGAGCAGAAGTAATCAGGTTAAACGCACATGGCTGGTATGTGGAAAAAATAGCGGGTTATTTAAATTGGACTCCACAGACAGTGAGAGAGGTTTTGCACAAATGGAAAAAGCAAGGTCTAAAAGGGCTTTGGGTGCATGTTGGCAACGGAATAAAAACTATTGCGCTGCCGATAAATTTTGTTTGTCTTTGGTATCGCCTTTGA
- a CDS encoding thioesterase II family protein: MTARLIVDPWISCPQLNPKAQLRLFCFPCAGGTTSTYSTWTNKLPKDVEVYLVQLPGRGRRLQEPSYTNFLPLIQTLASKIRPYLNMPFAFFGHSMGATLGFEITRLLRQEYNLSPVHLFAACCPAPQKPILKPFIHKMPEAKFLAELCDRYNAIPNAILQNEQMLQLFLPCLRADFTILETYIYKSEMPLECPISVFGGLQDKAIKFDALEAWREQTSSYLNLQMFPGDHFFLHNSQSLFLQSLSQHLHYLVAINNN, encoded by the coding sequence ATGACAGCAAGACTAATAGTTGATCCTTGGATTAGCTGCCCTCAGCTTAATCCAAAGGCCCAACTTCGCTTATTCTGTTTTCCATGTGCGGGGGGTACAACTTCAACATATAGTACATGGACAAACAAATTACCAAAGGATGTAGAGGTTTACTTAGTTCAACTTCCTGGAAGAGGCCGTCGATTGCAAGAACCTTCCTATACCAATTTTTTACCTCTTATTCAAACTTTGGCATCAAAAATTAGACCGTATCTGAATATGCCATTTGCTTTTTTTGGCCATAGCATGGGTGCAACGCTTGGCTTTGAGATAACGCGTCTACTCCGTCAAGAATATAATCTTAGCCCTGTTCATTTATTTGCTGCTTGTTGCCCTGCTCCCCAAAAACCAATTCTCAAACCGTTTATTCACAAAATGCCTGAGGCTAAATTCCTGGCGGAACTTTGCGATCGTTACAATGCAATTCCCAATGCGATTTTGCAGAATGAACAAATGTTGCAACTTTTCTTGCCTTGTCTGCGAGCGGACTTTACGATACTAGAGACATACATTTACAAAAGTGAAATGCCACTCGAATGCCCAATCTCTGTATTTGGAGGTTTGCAGGATAAAGCAATTAAGTTTGATGCTTTAGAAGCTTGGCGTGAGCAGACTAGTAGTTACTTAAACCTGCAAATGTTTCCTGGAGATCATTTCTTTTTACATAATTCTCAATCACTCTTTTTGCAGTCATTATCCCAACATTTACATTACCTAGTAGCTATCAACAACAATTAA
- a CDS encoding MFS transporter, which produces MTELISKKSNSPFSTGLPALYSIAFLSGISIGLFNPFISTLMAQHQVDDLWIGANSTVYFLVIALGTPFVVKVLPKLGLRKTMMLGLTMMGISAPLFTMTTSMPLWFIIRAVMGIACCLYLVSGNTALNHFCHEDNRGIVNGLNALAFTFGFGIGPVIGSAFYNVSPKLSFLLGSALIFSGVIVVWIALPDKTVVFQQSSRSGIFNKLKLPLQGAFAYGFAESTLVSLYPVYLLRQNYNIEEIGYTFAVFVVGGLLSTVPVTHIADKFGRLKVIFMSVSIVILSFLSLSLIQDSTATQIFAFIAGASISPIFPLAMALIGAKLSRNELSSGSALFTAIYSFGCTTGPIASSLAIKLFGDGYIFSLVIIIFAIFLFYVGRQNKKIPFRSA; this is translated from the coding sequence ATGACAGAATTGATCTCGAAAAAATCAAATTCCCCTTTTTCTACTGGATTACCAGCTTTGTATAGCATAGCTTTTTTGTCTGGTATTTCTATAGGGCTATTTAATCCCTTTATCTCAACATTAATGGCGCAACATCAAGTTGATGATTTATGGATAGGAGCAAATTCTACCGTGTATTTTCTAGTCATAGCTTTGGGAACACCGTTCGTAGTAAAAGTATTACCCAAGTTGGGGCTTCGTAAAACTATGATGCTTGGCTTGACAATGATGGGTATTAGCGCTCCTTTGTTCACTATGACTACATCAATGCCTTTGTGGTTTATTATACGTGCTGTTATGGGCATTGCTTGTTGTTTATATCTAGTCAGCGGAAACACTGCATTAAATCACTTTTGTCATGAAGATAATCGAGGGATCGTCAATGGTTTGAATGCTCTAGCTTTTACTTTTGGATTTGGTATTGGCCCAGTAATTGGTTCTGCTTTCTATAATGTTTCACCAAAACTTTCCTTTTTGTTGGGTAGTGCTTTAATTTTTAGCGGTGTAATTGTGGTCTGGATAGCTCTACCAGATAAAACAGTTGTTTTTCAACAATCTTCACGTTCCGGAATTTTCAACAAGCTGAAACTTCCTCTTCAGGGCGCATTTGCCTATGGTTTTGCCGAATCAACGCTAGTTTCTTTATATCCGGTTTATCTGCTACGACAAAATTACAATATAGAGGAGATCGGCTATACCTTTGCTGTATTTGTAGTTGGCGGCTTGCTCTCTACTGTTCCAGTTACTCACATAGCAGACAAATTCGGCAGACTCAAAGTTATTTTTATGAGTGTGTCTATCGTAATATTGTCGTTTTTATCTCTTTCATTGATTCAAGACTCCACTGCTACCCAGATATTTGCATTTATTGCTGGAGCTAGTATCAGTCCGATTTTTCCCTTAGCAATGGCATTAATTGGAGCAAAACTTTCTAGAAATGAACTATCTTCTGGAAGTGCTTTGTTCACAGCTATATATAGTTTCGGATGTACTACTGGGCCTATTGCTTCATCCTTAGCCATCAAACTTTTTGGTGATGGTTACATATTTAGCTTAGTTATAATCATCTTTGCCATATTTTTGTTTTATGTGGGCAGACAGAATAAAAAAATTCCGTTCCGAAGTGCTTAA
- the hutH gene encoding histidine ammonia-lyase: protein MKTLSQAQSKTLSQQFSFTGNSSTNVIIGNQKLTINDVARVARNGALVSLTDNADVLQNIHASCDYINNAVESGEPIYGVTSGFGGMANVAISREQASELQTNLVWFLKTGAGNKLPLADVRAAMLLRANSHMHGASGIRLELIKRMETFLNAGVTPYVYEFGSIGASGDLVPLSYITGSLIGLDPSFKVDFNGKEMDAPTALRQLNLSPLTLLPKEGLAMMNGTSVMTGIAANCVYDTQILTAIAMGVHALDIQALNGTNQSFHPFIHNSKPHPGQLWAADQMISLLTNSQLVRDELDGKHDYRDHELIQDRYSLRCLPQYLGPIVDGISQIAKQIEIEINSVTDNPLIDVNNQASYHGGNFLGQYVGMGMDHLRYYIGLLAKHLDVQIALLASPEFSNGLPPSLLGNRERKVNMGLKGLQICGNSIMPLLTFYGNSIADRFPTHAEQFNQNINSQGYTSATLARRSVDIFQNYMAIALMFGVQAVDLRTYKKTGHYDARVCLSPATERLYSAVRHVVGQKPTSDRPYIWNDNEQGLDEHIARISADIAAGGLIVKAVQDIY, encoded by the coding sequence ATGAAGACACTATCTCAAGCACAAAGCAAAACCTTATCTCAACAATTTTCTTTCACTGGAAATTCCTCCACCAATGTAATTATTGGTAATCAGAAACTCACAATCAATGATGTTGCAAGGGTAGCACGCAATGGCGCATTAGTGTCTTTAACCGATAACGCAGACGTTTTGCAGAATATTCACGCATCTTGTGATTACATTAATAATGCTGTTGAATCTGGGGAACCAATTTACGGAGTAACATCTGGCTTTGGTGGTATGGCCAATGTTGCCATATCCCGTGAACAAGCATCTGAACTCCAAACCAACTTAGTTTGGTTCCTGAAAACAGGTGCAGGTAACAAATTACCCTTGGCGGATGTGCGTGCAGCTATGCTCTTGCGTGCAAACTCTCACATGCACGGTGCATCTGGCATCAGGCTGGAACTTATCAAGCGCATGGAAACTTTTCTCAACGCTGGTGTTACACCGTATGTGTATGAGTTTGGCTCAATTGGTGCAAGTGGTGATTTAGTGCCACTATCCTACATTACTGGTTCACTGATAGGCTTAGATCCCAGTTTTAAGGTTGACTTCAACGGTAAAGAAATGGATGCGCCAACAGCTCTACGTCAACTGAATTTGTCACCCTTGACATTGTTGCCGAAGGAAGGCTTGGCGATGATGAACGGCACTTCAGTAATGACAGGTATTGCGGCAAACTGCGTCTACGATACTCAAATTTTAACTGCGATCGCTATGGGCGTTCACGCTCTAGATATCCAAGCTTTAAACGGAACCAATCAATCATTTCACCCATTTATCCATAATTCCAAACCACATCCTGGTCAATTATGGGCAGCAGATCAGATGATTTCTTTGCTAACAAATTCCCAGCTAGTCCGTGATGAGTTAGATGGTAAACACGATTATCGTGATCACGAATTAATTCAGGACCGTTACTCACTCAGATGCCTTCCCCAGTATTTGGGGCCCATTGTTGATGGGATTTCCCAGATTGCCAAACAAATTGAAATCGAAATCAACTCAGTGACTGATAACCCACTGATTGATGTGAATAACCAAGCTAGCTATCATGGAGGCAATTTTCTCGGACAGTACGTAGGTATGGGAATGGATCACCTGCGTTACTATATTGGGCTATTGGCTAAACACCTGGATGTGCAGATTGCCCTCCTCGCCTCACCGGAGTTTAGCAATGGACTACCACCATCTTTACTTGGCAACCGAGAACGTAAAGTCAATATGGGACTCAAAGGTCTGCAAATATGCGGTAACTCAATTATGCCACTGTTGACCTTCTATGGAAATTCCATCGCTGATCGCTTTCCTACCCATGCGGAACAATTTAATCAAAACATCAACAGTCAAGGATACACTTCAGCGACTCTAGCCCGCCGTTCTGTCGATATATTCCAGAATTATATGGCGATCGCTCTCATGTTTGGAGTCCAAGCTGTTGACCTCCGCACATATAAAAAGACTGGTCATTACGATGCACGTGTCTGTCTATCACCTGCAACTGAGCGGTTGTATTCAGCAGTCCGCCACGTAGTTGGACAAAAACCAACTTCAGATCGCCCATATATTTGGAATGATAATGAGCAAGGTCTGGATGAGCATATTGCCCGAATTTCTGCTGATATCGCGGCTGGTGGTTTGATTGTGAAAGCAGTTCAAGATATCTATTAA
- a CDS encoding long-chain-fatty-acid--CoA ligase, with amino-acid sequence MNISQNVERGCCLFPNKPALIFEGLYFTYKQLNEMANRFANALLGLGVERGDRIALLLPNIPEFIISYLGILKIGAIAVSINPSLQSDELKFILNDCGAVVLVTTETLREKLPKQDLPHLKHILIAEGKATDAIALSEFMANASSSARAVEMERDDPAAILYTSGTTGFPKGATLSHGNVISNMHSMNHCCEMRPNDQILLFLPMFHCFGQNAVLNSGLNTCATIVLQRSFDPETVLSTISEYNITIFFGVPTTFILLCDKASIRDLDSVRYYFSAAAGLPVEIAKRWQDKFGKVINQGYGLTETSPLASYNHELRYKLGSIGSPIENVEMKIVSLDDGCEVAPGELGEIVIRGVNVMLGYWNRPAETAKAMKNGWFHTGDIGQIDELGYFYIVDRLKDMINNGGLKVYPAEVENVIYQHPGIAEVAVYGVPDSVLGEQVKASVVLKPDQVVTEEEIIAFCYQKLAKYKVPSAVELVSSIPKNPTGKILKRLLRQENSAAPSHSTVVSKTQTSASVNVSYQTTELIENWIMDWVVRKLAVAAQSVDQSKSFADYGLDSVRAVKLAQELSEWLGYPLEATIVWNFSTIESLARHLASQKIPQLTELAKTKPEFNLHTESLLVSVELPTNKAELTESTDLKALSDAEIAELLTREIATVKQKRLV; translated from the coding sequence ATGAATATTTCACAAAATGTGGAGCGTGGTTGCTGCCTTTTTCCTAACAAACCAGCGCTCATTTTTGAAGGCTTATATTTTACTTATAAACAACTGAATGAAATGGCAAATCGCTTTGCCAATGCTTTGCTGGGATTAGGGGTTGAGCGTGGCGATCGCATAGCATTATTATTACCAAACATTCCTGAATTTATCATTTCCTATCTGGGGATTCTCAAGATTGGGGCGATCGCAGTTTCCATTAACCCAAGTCTGCAAAGTGATGAACTCAAGTTTATTCTCAATGACTGTGGAGCAGTTGTACTCGTAACCACAGAAACGCTGCGAGAAAAATTGCCCAAGCAGGATTTACCGCACCTCAAGCACATCTTAATTGCTGAGGGAAAAGCAACTGACGCGATCGCATTGAGTGAATTCATGGCAAATGCTTCGTCTAGCGCTCGTGCTGTGGAGATGGAACGTGATGATCCGGCGGCGATTCTTTATACTTCTGGTACAACAGGTTTCCCTAAAGGCGCGACTTTATCTCATGGCAATGTGATTTCTAATATGCACTCAATGAATCACTGTTGCGAAATGCGCCCTAACGATCAAATTTTACTATTTTTACCGATGTTCCACTGTTTCGGGCAGAATGCAGTTCTCAATAGTGGACTTAATACCTGTGCAACTATCGTTTTACAGCGATCGTTCGACCCAGAAACGGTACTGTCAACCATAAGCGAATATAATATTACAATCTTTTTTGGTGTTCCCACTACTTTTATTCTTTTATGCGATAAAGCATCTATCCGCGATTTGGATTCAGTGCGTTACTACTTCTCTGCGGCCGCAGGTTTGCCTGTAGAAATTGCCAAACGTTGGCAAGACAAGTTTGGTAAAGTCATCAACCAAGGGTATGGTCTTACAGAAACATCACCATTAGCTAGTTATAACCACGAATTGAGGTACAAACTGGGTTCTATTGGTTCACCAATTGAGAATGTCGAGATGAAGATTGTCAGCCTCGATGATGGTTGCGAAGTTGCCCCTGGTGAACTCGGCGAAATCGTTATTCGCGGTGTCAATGTCATGCTAGGTTACTGGAATCGCCCGGCTGAAACTGCCAAAGCCATGAAGAACGGATGGTTTCACACTGGTGACATTGGTCAAATAGATGAATTGGGCTACTTTTACATCGTTGACCGCCTCAAAGATATGATCAACAACGGTGGATTAAAAGTATACCCAGCCGAAGTTGAAAATGTTATTTACCAGCATCCAGGTATTGCAGAGGTAGCTGTCTACGGTGTACCAGATTCAGTACTAGGTGAACAGGTGAAAGCTAGTGTTGTTCTTAAACCAGACCAAGTAGTTACAGAAGAAGAAATAATTGCCTTCTGTTACCAAAAACTGGCTAAATATAAAGTTCCTAGTGCCGTCGAACTTGTCTCCTCGATCCCCAAGAACCCGACTGGCAAAATACTCAAGCGGCTACTAAGGCAAGAAAATTCTGCTGCACCTTCCCATAGTACTGTGGTTAGCAAAACTCAGACATCTGCGTCGGTAAATGTCTCTTACCAAACTACCGAATTGATCGAAAACTGGATTATGGATTGGGTCGTGAGAAAATTGGCAGTAGCAGCCCAGTCAGTCGACCAAAGTAAATCATTTGCTGATTATGGATTAGATTCCGTTAGGGCTGTCAAGTTAGCCCAAGAATTGAGTGAATGGTTGGGATATCCCTTAGAAGCAACTATAGTCTGGAACTTCTCTACCATCGAATCTTTAGCACGCCACCTAGCCAGTCAAAAAATTCCCCAACTGACAGAATTAGCCAAGACAAAGCCAGAGTTTAATTTGCACACAGAAAGTCTGTTGGTGTCTGTAGAATTGCCTACAAATAAAGCAGAACTGACCGAATCAACAGACTTAAAAGCACTCTCAGACGCAGAAATAGCTGAATTACTAACCAGAGAAATTGCCACAGTTAAACAAAAGAGATTAGTATGA